GACGCGGCGCCGACCGACTCGGCCGCCAGCAGCAGCCGCTGCAGGTCGGCCCCGTCGCGCGCCCGCGCGGGCGCCAGGTCCAGCACGCGCACCTCGAGGTCGTCGAGCGCGACGTCGCCGACCGCCCGCGTGGCGTCGTAGCCGGCCACCGCGTCCAGCGCGACGCCGCCGGCCTCCGCCGCCACGACCCCGGCCGCGGGCAGCCCCTCCTCGTCCTCGCCGACGAGGACCAGCACGTCGGCGCCCGGCGCGTCGAGCACCCCCGGCACGTGCCCGGTGGCCCGGGCCACCGCGCCGTCGCGGCGCAGCGTGAGACGCCCGCCGCGCCCGCCGACCGCCGGGTCGACCAGCGCGGCGCGGCGCGTGCCGTCGGCCAGCTGGCCCAGGAGCCCGCCGCCGGCGTCGGGGGCCGCGCCGAGCAGCGCCGTCGCCGGCAGGTGGCCGAGCAGGCGGGCGTCGGCCAGGCGCCGCCCGCACTCCTCCAGGACGAGGGTCGCCTCGGCGGCCGACAGGGCGGCGCCGCCGGCGTCCTCGGCGACCAGCAGCCCGGCCCAGCCCGCCTCGCAGGCCAGCGGCCAGAGGTCCGGGGCCGGCCCTCCGTCGAGCGCCGCCCGCGCCGCCTCGAGCGTCGCGACGCGCCCCAGCGCGTCGCGCGCGGCCTCGACCAGGAAGCCCTGCTCGTCGCTGAGCGCCCGGAACATCGCCGCCGCGCTCACGCCGCCACCCGCGGCTCGGGCGGCAGGCCGAGGACCCGCTCGCCGATGACGTTGCGCAGGATCTCCTCGGTCCCGCCGGCCGACCGCACGCCGGGGAGCATCGAGACCTGATGGCCCCACTCGGGCGCCACGAGCGCCTGCGCGCCGCGGACGTCGACGGCCAGCCGGCAGGCGTCGAGGGACGCCAGCACGCTGGTGATCTTGATCAGCCCGGCCTCCGGGCCGGGGACCTGGCCCTGGGAGACCTGCTCGACGACCCGCTCGCTCGTGTGGCGCAGGGCCAGCAGCTGGGAGGCCACCTCGCCCAGGCGGACGCGCACGGCCGGGTCCTCGCGGTCGTCGGCGTGCGCGCCGACCGCCGCCACGAGCTGGTCCAGCGGCGTGGCGTGCAGCCCGGAGCCGACCGCGACGCGCTCGAAGCCGAGCATCGTCAGGGCGACCTTCCAGCCCTCGCCCGGCGCGCCGATGACGGCCTCGGCGCAGAGCCGGACGTCGTCGAGGAAGACCTCGTTGAACTCCGCGTCGCCGGTGATCTGGCGCAGCGGACGGATCGTCACGCCCGGTGCGTCCATCGGGACGACGAACATCGTCAGGCCCTTGTGCTTGGCGACGTCCGGGTCGGTGCGCGCGAGCAGGATCCCGAAGGCGGCGTGCTGGGCGAAGGACGTCCACACCTTCTGGCCGTCGACGGCCCAGGTGCCGTCGTCCTGGCGGCGCGCGCGGGTCTGCACCGCGGCGAGGTCCGAGCCGGCGCCCGGCTCGGAGAGCAGCTGGCACCAGGGCTCGTCACCGCGCAGCAGCGGCTCGAGGTGGCGGTCCTGCTGCTCGGCGCTGCCGTGCACCATGAGCGTCGGGCCGACCATGCCGATGCCGATGAAGTCGAAGGCGGTCGCGACGCCGTGGGCCTCGAGCTCCTGCTCGACGGCCACGGCCTCGGCCGGGCTGCCGCCCGCGCCGCCGAAGCGCTCGGGCCAGGTCACCCCGGCGTAGCCGGCCTCGCTGAGCGTCCGCTGCCACGCGAGGCGGCCGCGGACGTCGTCGTCGTCGAGCGGCTCGAGCACCGTGCGGCGCGGGGCCGTCTCGGCGTGGGCGGCCAGCCACTCCCTCAGGCGCGCCCGGTAGGCGCGCAGCGCGTCGTCGTCTGCCATGTCGAGCGGCATCGTACGTGCTGTCCACACATGGTGTCCAGCACGGTGTCGGTGCCGCCTACGCAGCGCGGCCGGCGGCCGCCTCGGCCTCGCGCGTGTGTCCGGCCAACCCGATCAGGTCCTCGTGCAGCTCGAACCACACCGTGTGGTAGCTGTCCACCACCGGGCGCAGGAACCACGCGTGGTCGCCCGCCTGGATCGTCGCGAGCGCCGCATCGAAGCGCCCGGGGTACGGCGCGAGGCGCGGGGCGACCGCGACCAGGCGGTCCAGCAGCGCACGCAGCGGCGGGTGGACCTCGTCGGCCAGCCGCCGCAGGATCGCACCGTCGTAGGCGGCGTCGGTGTGGTCGTTGGGCGCGCCGTCGCGCTGCTGCCAGGCGGTCGCGAGCTCCTTGAACGTGGCGTTGAGCGCGGTGAACTCCTCGTAGAGCGCCGCCAGTGCGTCCTGATCGACACCCGCGCGCTCGCGGGTCAGCAGCTCGCCGAGGCGCGCCTTGCCCTCGGGCGTCATCCGGTAGCGCTCGCCCTTGTCCACCAGCAGGCCCGCCTGCGCCAGGCCGGCCAGGGCCTGGGTGGCGTCGGCGCCCGTGACGCCGGCCACCTGCTCGGGCGTGGCCCGCCCCTTCAGGCGCACGGCCTGCAGCACCTCGATGTCGTCCATCAGCTCGCTCCTCCTGCTCGTGGGGTCGAGGCACTATGAGACACCATGTACGTACAGGCTGTCCAGCCGAGGTGTGGGAGCGGGCCTCAGACCGCGAGGTAGAGCACCACGAGCGCGCCGCCGACGGCCAGGCACCAGCCGTCCAGGACGCGGCGCAGGGCGAGCGGGGCTCCGCGGACCTCCATGAACTCGCGGCCGACCCATCGGGCCTTGAGCAGCGCGACCGCGAGAGCGACGGCGGCGCCGGCGTGG
The DNA window shown above is from Conexibacter sp. SYSU D00693 and carries:
- a CDS encoding acyl-CoA dehydrogenase family protein; this encodes MSAAAMFRALSDEQGFLVEAARDALGRVATLEAARAALDGGPAPDLWPLACEAGWAGLLVAEDAGGAALSAAEATLVLEECGRRLADARLLGHLPATALLGAAPDAGGGLLGQLADGTRRAALVDPAVGGRGGRLTLRRDGAVARATGHVPGVLDAPGADVLVLVGEDEEGLPAAGVVAAEAGGVALDAVAGYDATRAVGDVALDDLEVRVLDLAPARARDGADLQRLLLAAESVGAASAALELARDYAVDRVAFGRPIGSYQAIKHKLVEMLRRTEGARSVVIAAARQWDEERERFALTANAARVTAADALGFCALESIFVHGGVGATWEHDASLTYRRAEHARRLAGGTTAAADAVAQALFALVPAADRTTTPREVSGQHVRS
- a CDS encoding acyl-CoA dehydrogenase family protein gives rise to the protein MADDDALRAYRARLREWLAAHAETAPRRTVLEPLDDDDVRGRLAWQRTLSEAGYAGVTWPERFGGAGGSPAEAVAVEQELEAHGVATAFDFIGIGMVGPTLMVHGSAEQQDRHLEPLLRGDEPWCQLLSEPGAGSDLAAVQTRARRQDDGTWAVDGQKVWTSFAQHAAFGILLARTDPDVAKHKGLTMFVVPMDAPGVTIRPLRQITGDAEFNEVFLDDVRLCAEAVIGAPGEGWKVALTMLGFERVAVGSGLHATPLDQLVAAVGAHADDREDPAVRVRLGEVASQLLALRHTSERVVEQVSQGQVPGPEAGLIKITSVLASLDACRLAVDVRGAQALVAPEWGHQVSMLPGVRSAGGTEEILRNVIGERVLGLPPEPRVAA
- a CDS encoding cytochrome C oxidase subunit IV family protein, with amino-acid sequence MSAAAFDRRQLVTWTVLVAATVLSWAVGAHHQATGAVHAGAAVALAVALLKARWVGREFMEVRGAPLALRRVLDGWCLAVGGALVVLYLAV